One part of the Salvelinus fontinalis isolate EN_2023a chromosome 4, ASM2944872v1, whole genome shotgun sequence genome encodes these proteins:
- the poli gene encoding DNA polymerase iota, which yields MDVGDEDIEDETDWNSICLDFVQPPHVVIHGGKYCSKVPVPPVQRVILHFDLDCFYAQVEMIRNPALRNVPLGIQQKYIIVTCNYVARDLGVTKLMLVTDAKEKCPQLVLVKGEDLTHYRETSYKVTELLMSFCPLVERLGFDENFMDITEMVERRIEQTPESAHYSYEGHVYNLDTSDAKVMVHPRLAVGSRIAAELRAEIHSKLGLTGCAGIATSKLLAKLVAGAFKPNQQTTLLPESVKDIMGSLNGLRKVPGVGHQTAKRLQALGLVSVQDLQLFPLADLVREFGVSTAQRLQNLALGIDDTPVTPTGAPQSLSDEDSFKKMSSTNEVWQKVKDLLSSILDRMHKDGRQPLTLRLTIRRYSATNKWFSRESRQCPIPKHIGQKITSGNCDALAQLVTMAMKLFHKMVDTNTAFHLTLLNVCFSNLQAKCAAVSKGSIASFFTHRSPEKTQASSRCQEDLSQSVLGNFRGQVGSDVEGKTEELTGQDASHWIPDIPSNLKIKPYTQSTMHSPEASQQRPMVGECCIGGTVDEKRTNSPGMTDVPPLPPNIDPEVFRLLPEDIQKELLSAAYPETAHGLHSHSTQSVRPTISDPADRAHSSHHNHSEQPASLSQPAACKLNDSFHSTRIDLRETGKGFDRQPNAPTTNNQQEHTVSSLQYSLTDLLEEGNSCTGLVSQRQSADCGFPGNVDPKVFSELPPEVQRELLSEWRQQIPVLKISSLKKQSKSPLAREKKAPAKSSQANDLLKYFKPSSG from the exons ATGGACGTGGGTGATGAGGACATTGAGGATGAAACTGACTGGAACAGCATTTGCTTGGACTTTGTTCAACCCCCCCATGTTG TGATCCATGGGGGCAAATATTGCAGTAAGGTACCTGTACCACCAGTACAGAGAGTCATCCTGCATTTTGACCTGGACTGTTTCTATGCCCAGGTTGAAATGATCCGCAACCCAGCATTGCGGAATGTGCCTTTAG GTATTCAACAAAAGTACATCATCGTCACCTGTAACTACGTGGCCAGGGACCTTGGTGTGACAAAGCTGATGTTAGTGACGGATGCCAAAGAGAAGTGTCCTCAGCTCGTGCTGGTCAAGGGAGAGGACCTGacacactacagagagacatcttACAAAGTCACAG AGTTGCTGATGTCGTTCTGTCCATTAGTAGAACGGCTGGGGTTTGATGAGAACTTCATGGACATCACAGagatggtggagaggaggatagaacagacCCCAGAGTCTGCTCACTATTCATACGAAGGCCACGTTTACAATCTTGACA CCTCAGATGCCAAAGTCATGGTACACCCTAGACTAGCGGTGGGCTCACGTATCGCAGCTGAACTGAGAGCAGAGATCCACAGCAAGCTGGGCCTCACTGGCTGTGCGGGCATTGCTACCAGTAAGCTGCTGGCCAAACTGGTGGCGGGCGCCTTCAAGCCAAATCAACAAACCACACTTTTGCCAGAGAGTGTGAAAGACATTATGGGCAGTCTAAATGGTTTACGTAAAGTACCAG GAGTAGGCCACCAGACTGCTAAGAGGCTTCAGGCCCTGGGATTGGTTAGTGTGCAGGACCTGCAGCTCTTTCCATTGGCTGACCTGGTGAGGGAGTTTGGAGTTTCCACTGCTCAGCGTCTCCAGAACCTGGCTTTGGGCATCGATGACACTCCAGTCACCCCCACTGGTGCTCCACAG TCTCTTAGCGATGAAGACTCCTTCAAGAAAATGTCCTCAACCAATGAAGTTTGGCAAAAGGTTAAAGATCTGTTGAGTAGCATTTTAGACAG GATGCATAAAGATGGCAGGCAGCCTTTGACCCTTCGACTGACCATCAGGCGTTACTCTGCAACCAACAAGTGGTTCAGCCGGGAGAGTAGGCAGTGTCCCATCCCCAAACACATTGGGCAAAAGATAACCTCTG GCAACTGTGATGCCTTGGCCCAGCTGGTCACCATGGCCATGAAGCTCTTCCACAAGATGGTGGACACCAACACAGCCTTCCACCTCACCCTCCTCAATGTGTGCTTCAGTAACCTGCAGGCCAAGTGTGCTGCTGTCAGCAAGGGATCCATCGCCTCCTTCTTCACACACAGATCTCCTGAGAAAACACAGGCCTCCTCTCGGTGCCAG gAGGATCTGTCTCAAAGTGTGCTTGGTAACTTCAGGGGACAGGTTGGATCTGATGTTGAAGGTAAGACAGAGGAGTTGACTGGTCAGGATGCATCACACTGGATACCAGACATACCTAGCAACCTTAAGATCAAGCCTTACACACAGTCAACAATGCATAGCCCTGAGGCCTCCCAGCAGCGGCCTATGGTGGGTGAGTGCTGCATAGGTGGAACAGTAGATGAGAAAAGGACCAACAGCCCTGGGATGACAGATGTTCCTCCGTTGCCCCCCAACATTGACCCTGAGGTGTTTAGACTCCTGCCTGAGGACATCCAGAAGGAATTGTTATCAGCTGCCTACCCAGAGACCGCCCATGGCCTCCACAGCCATAGCACTCAGTCCGTCAGACCCACAATATCTGATCCAGCAGACAGAGCCCACTCATCTCACCACAACCATTCAGaacagcctgcctctctctctcagcctgctgCATGCAAACTTAATGACTCATTTCACAGCACTCGCATAGACCTAAGAGAAACTGGGAAGGGCTTTGACAGACAGCCCAATGCACCGACAACCAACAACCAACAAGAACACACAGTCTCCTCCCTGCAGTATTCACTCACTGACCTCTTGGAGGAGGGAAACTCCTGTACAGGCCTTGTGTCACAGAGGCAGTCGGCTGACTGTGGTTTCCCAGGAAACGTGGACCCCAAGGTGTTCTCAGAACTACCACCAGAGGTTCAGAGAGAGCTACTGTCTGAGTGGAGACAACAGATACCTGTCCTTAAGATTTCCTCTTTGAAAAAACAGAGCAAAAGCCCCCTGGCCAGAGAGAAGAAGGCTCCAGCTAAAAGCAGTCAGGCTAATGACTTATTGAAGTATTTCAAACCCAGCTCAGGTTAG